The following are encoded together in the Glycine soja cultivar W05 chromosome 5, ASM419377v2, whole genome shotgun sequence genome:
- the LOC114413514 gene encoding 1-aminocyclopropane-1-carboxylate synthase 7-like produces the protein MGIKIEQEQPSVELSRIAVSETHGEHSPYFAGWKAYDENPYDELTNSSGVIQMGLAENQVSFDLLEKYLEEHSEASTWGKGAPGFRENALFQDYHGLKSFRTAMASFMEQIRGGRAKFDPDRVVLTAGATAANELLTFILANPGDALLVPTPYYPGFDRDLRWRTGVNIVPIHCDSSNNFQITPQALEAAYKEAEAKNTKVRGVLITNPSNPLGATIQRTVLEELLDFVTRKNIQLVSDEIYSGSVFSSSEFVSVAEILEARQYKNAERVHIVYSLSKDLGLPGFRVGTIYSYNDKVVTTARRMSSFTLISSQTQHLLASMLSDKKFTENYIETNRQRLKKRYQMIIEGLESVGIECLKGNAGLFCWMNLSPLLEKQTREGELELWNVILHEVKLNISPGSSCHCSEPGWFRVCFANMSEQTLEVALERIRNFMERMKKE, from the exons ATGGGTATCAAGATTGAGCAAGAGCAACCTAGTGTGGAGCTTTCAAGAATTGCAGTTTCAGAAACTCATGGAGAACACTCCCCCTATTTTGCTGGGTGGAAAGCCTATGATGAGAACCCTTATGATGAATTAACAAACTCCTCCGGAGTTATACAAATGGGATTGGCAGAAAATCAA GTTTCATTTGATTTGCTGGAAAAATACTTGGAGGAACACTCAGAGGCCTCAACATGGGGAAAAGGAGCTCCTGGTTTCAGAGAGAACGCTTTGTTCCAAGACTATCATGGACTTAAATCATTCAGAACAGCAATGGCAAGCTTCATGGAACAAATAAGAGGAGGGAGAGCGAAATTTGACCCAGATAGAGTGGTACTCACTGCAGGCGCAACTGCAGCCAATGAACTCTTAACCTTCATTCTTGCTAACCCAGGAGATGCTCTACTTGTTCCAACCCCTTACTATCCAGG ATTTGATAGAGATTTAAGGTGGAGAACTGGGGTGAACATAGTTCCAATCCATTGTGACAGCTCCAACAACTTCCAAATCACTCCTCAAGCTTTGGAGGCTGCATACAAAGAAGCAGAAGCAAAGAACACAAAAGTGAGAGGAGTGTTGATCACAAACCCATCAAACCCCTTAGGTGCAACAATTCAACGCACGGTTCTGGAGGAGCTTCTTGACTTCGTGACTCGCAAGAACATCCAACTTGTCTCAGATGAAATCTACTCAGGCTCGGTGTTTTCCTCCTCCGAGTTCGTGAGTGTAGCAGAAATCCTCGAAGCTCGCCAATACAAGAACGCAGAAAGGGTTCACATTGTTTATAGCCTCTCCAAAGACCTTGGTCTTCCTGGTTTCAGAGTTGGAACTATTTATTCATACAATGATAAGGTTGTGACCACAGCGAGAAGGATGTCGAGTTTCACCTTAATATCCTCACAGACACAGCACCTTTTGGCTTCTATGTTGTCTGATAAGAAGTTCACTGAAAACTACATTGAGACCAACAGACAGAGGCTGAAGAAGAGGTACCAAATGATTATTGAAGGGTTGGAAAGTGTTGGCATAGAGTGTTTGAAAGGGAATGCAGGGTTGTTTTGCTGGATGAATCTGAGTCCACTGTTGGAGAAGCAAACTAGGGAAGGAGAATTGGAGCTTTGGAATGTGATTTTGCATGAAGTGAAACTCAACATCTCTCCAGGGTCTTCTTGCC